The following is a genomic window from Trichomycterus rosablanca isolate fTriRos1 chromosome 24, fTriRos1.hap1, whole genome shotgun sequence.
cagtttgctgaagacaagcagtccaagaacatggattactggaatgccctgtggtctgacgagaccaagataaacttgtttggctcagatggtgtccagcatgtgtggcggcgccctgttgagaagtaccaagacaactgtatcttgcctacagtcaagcatggtggtggtagcatcatggtcttgggctgcatgagtgttgctggcactggggagctgcagttcattgagggaaacatgaattccaacatgtactgtgacattctgaaacagagcatgatcccctcccttcgaaaactgggcctcatggcagtttttaaacagaataacgaccccaaacacaacctccaagatgacaactgccttgctgaggaagctgaaggtaaaggtgatggactaaacccaattgagcacctgtggcgcatcctcaagtggaaggtggaggagttcaaggtgtctaacatccaccagctccgtgatgtcatcatggaggagtggaagaggattccagtagcaacctgtgcagctctggtgaattccatgcccaggagggttaaggcagtgctggataataatggtggtcacacaaaatattgacactttgggcacaatttggacatgttcactgtggggtgtactcacttatgttgccagctatttagacattaatggctgtgtgttgagttattttcagaagacagtaaatctacactgctatacaagttgtacactgactactctaacttatatccaagttttatttctatagtgttgtcccatgaaaagatataataaaatatttgcagaaatgtgaggggtgtactcacttttgtgatacactgtatatatatatatatatatataaacatttagaAATATTCACCCCTCCCAGGAAAGTATTAGTAACATGTTAAAATTTATAATCTAAACATTTCTGCAGAGCTACAATTTATCAGTTGAGTTATACACCAAATGAACAAAGATTATGACACTCAAAGCCCTAAatttttgaaatattttttGAAATTTTGACATATTTcagagttctgggacacagtaCTGCGGATCAGCAGTTTGTCTCACACAAGTAAGGcaaggcttatgaccagaaaAATATGATCACCTCGATCAAGCATTCGAGTGGGTCAGTGATGGTGTGAGGATGTTTTCTCTTAAAGTTTGTGAAGAAATTTTGGTCCATGCTGGAAGGCACATTGGAGGATTTCCaagcattttaattaaattaaatttaggaCTTTGTCTAGGTCACCTCAGTTTCTCTTAAGCCATTTAGAGATGGATGTTGTTGTGTGCTTTGGATTGTTACCTTGTTGAATAACTTTACAGACAATGTTTGCCATGATTTATGCACtgtacttaatttttttttatgttactttgtttctttttagtcTAACACTAGCCAAATGTCTAAATGTCAAACAAtagtaaagagaaaaaaacatatgaaactaaaacaaattttttttttgcctcagcCATCACACATTGCAGTTATCGAAAACTTCACCATGACCTCCTGGGGGCCAAAAATATCCTCATTTTTATCAAGTCCATCACAGTTTTTGTCTTGCACCACAGCTGAGAGTTTTTTAGCTGAACTTCTGGATGAATTAAGAGATGACAAAGCCAGTGACAACAAAAAGgtacttttaaatgcatttttgtatCTTATTTCTTATGTATTTTAATGTTGCTTGCTCACCAGTGCATTGTTGCACTAGGAGTAGAGATGGATTGTCAGCCTCATTAATATTGATGCAGATGACTAATTTGCCCTTACTTAGATTGGCCTGATGGGCTACAGTCTGTAACTAAATACCCAGAAAATGCATATATGTGGTAGATGTTAATAGGTAGTAAGTGTAGGTGTGAggtatatttttatgttttgtttaaactTTGAAATTAATAAATGGTTAAGCTTGTTgttgaaaaaacattttttgttttttttaatagatactCCTCTTGTCAGTATTATTGGAGCATCCGGGAGTTCTTTGCCCAACCACGTCGGCAGGAGAGGGGACAGCACAGGAGCTCATATCAATTCTCACATATACCCCTCAAAAATCTGTCACTTTGAAGTGCCATCTCATGCTCGCTATCACAAATGTGCTGATATGTACGACCTGTTTGGCCAGCCAGGCAAAAGTCGCTGAGGACTTCTTAAACTTTCTGTTCAGAAACATTCAGGACACAAATGATAATTCAGGGGGCTTGTGTGTCCACGCTTTACGAGCCACGGCTTGCGAGTGTCTTCGAGAAATGGAAAACTGCCAGCCTGGTCTACTTTCACAAAAGTTGGAGGCTCTTTACTACCTTAAGAACCAAGAAACAACGGTTCTTCATCAGTCTTACTCTTTGCTGTATTCTCTAGGGCTCAAGAATGCAATACATCTGCtggcaaaacaaaaaaatgtggaCAATGCAAAGCTCAGGGGTGTCCTTAGTGGAAATGAAGGCTTTGTATGGAAGGCCATTGACTTGCCTTTGTCTGTGTTGCCTTTTGGCATGATCTCACAAGTTCCACAGCTGCCAACAACATTGGATTGCAAGGATCTGCGGTCTATTATGTCCTTGCTCCTGGAAGAATCCTATTTGATGACTCCTGCCTCACAGGTAGCATTGCTTCGTGGACTTGTAGAAATTGTTGCGATGGTACCAGCTATTACTCCGGCAGTATTCAAGTCTCAGTTGTTAAGACTTTTTGGAACAACAGAGGTAGAGCTGATGCATGCCACACTCATAATGAAAGGGACATTTACAGATAGCCTCTTCACCGCTGAGGATGAGAATTTTCTGCTCAAGCGCCTTACTGGGATGGCACAACATCCGCTTCTGAAAACTCCAGAGAAACTGTTTTACATGGACTGCATCCTTCACTTTCCTGAAAACAGACCGATCTCAAGCAGTGGAGAGGAGTCCCTACCTGTCCTGGTCACGCCTCAACTTACATTATCCTTGTTTCCTACTGTGTTTGATGACAGTACCACCATGCTCTGTAGACTGAATCTTCTCTGTCTGGTACTTCTGGAGGCAGATGAGGATGAGGAAAGCAAAGGCTTAAGCTACCTTTTCGATCACCTGATGGCCTTACTTAAAATAGTCAACAACCAAGGAAGCAGGGACATGATTACTATGTTTTTCAGAGCAACCTTCATTTTCCTCATGCACTTCAACCACATAAAGAAATTCTCAAAAAAACTTGTCAGCAAGCTTTGTGAGCTGTATTCCAAAAACTGTCATCTCGCTCCGAATATGATCAACCTCGCTGACAAAGTCCAAGAATGCTTTGAAGATTCGATATGGTCAGTACGGTTGTTAACAGCTCTTCAAAAGTGCATTGTGGAAATGCCACCTTTGCAACTGACCCTTCAGAATTTGAGTTGGCACCTTAAAATCTTGGCTCGAGTGGCACTCGAGAGTCAGATTGCGCAGAGAAACACAATCCACTTTCTTCTCAACATCCTCATCAATTCCAATCTTTGTGAAAGAAGGAGCTGGCAGGTTGGCACTGCAATTCTGACTGTTTGTCGCAACTTGCTCCAGCATCCAACCTTAAACGAGGTGTTTATCGAACTGGCAGACCTTTTGCAGCATATGTTAAAACACTATGAAGACTCAGATATTCAAGACCATGCTCGGTTTTACTACACCCTTCTGACCAACTTGTCTTGGGAAAAACTCGCCGGAGTTCTTGCCAAAGCTCCAGAAGGAGGGCAGATGAAAGTCCGATCGATGTCGGCCATTGTGGCTGAAAGTGATGGGCTTACCAGTTGCTTGACTGTTCAGAAGCCTGAAGGTTGTGTTCTACAGCTTACCAAAATTGACAAGACTGACTCTCAGGGTGTAGGTCCAATTACAGAGAGTCAGGAAGCTCTAGGACAGAGGGACTTATTTGAGGTCTATCAAGATCAGTTTAAGAGCCCAGGCTTTGCATCTGAGGTCACGTTATGTTATAACCTGACTCATGCCAGTGTAAAAGATGTTGGGTTTGACAGAATTTACACAATATGCCTGCACTTTGACTTGAACACCTCCCACTATGCAGAAGTCAAGGACATTCATGTGCCCTGCCTCTTCAGAGACAGAAAGCCACCTCAAGTTAACCTGACCTTAAGGCCACATCATCCTTACCCAACAAGTCTACGAGTAAGTGCTCTTTTTACGACTGAAGATGGCCTCTCATGGAACACTCAGCTGCCTGATGTAGAGGTTTCATTTCCAGAAATATTTCTCCCCATGCCTTTGCCACAAGGGACATCACCAGAGTCCAAAGAGGAAGTGTTCGACAAGATTTGGAAAAACATTTCATCAGGGGAACCTAGCAGTTCTGAAACTAGCCTGTATTGTTTTAAGACTGACAGGGACACACTAGCTAATCTGATAGAAGAGTATTTTAAGGGCTACCTTGTAGCACAGACTAAAGACCAAGTTTGCAAAGTCCTGTTTTATCTTCCACCTTTTTTCCATGTTTTGTTGATGATCAGTGAGGCAGAGGATGCTGTTCAACTCAGAATTGCAACAGAAAACTCAGAGCTGCTGCCTCACATCAACTCTTATCTTCAGAGTATAACTGGAAACAGTAGCTTGACAAATGCTAGAAAATAGTACGTTTATAGGTACTTAAGGATCACAATGGGGAGACATTGGTTTTGTGGACATAGTATTCTAGTTGTctgattttaataaatacagaatTTTATCATGTTTATTACAATTTAATTGTAACTACTAATTATATTTTGATACATTTGCATtgtcattaataaaaaattgcAAGTTTTTTTCTGTAATGACTGTATGGAACATTAACCAAGAACAAAAATATGTGAAGCTGTGGGTACATTAGTAACACTATCCACTGTCAAGTGGTAAAGGTAAAGGGGTGTCAGCTTCAAATGAAGACATCTTTTTGTACTTTAGCTTTTAATCCCATGgtcatgtaaagcttgcttgactgtttgCAGTATGtcacctgtgttccagcagcttgtaATTTATGGTAGGCCTGTTTCAGACATGACTTTGGCTAGACTTTGCTCTtattactgtacaaaaacaacaGTCGAACCAGGCAGAGTAGCATTTATATAGTCACCAGTTATTATTACAATCAAAAAATCTAAATCCTCACAATAAACCAGcaacccaaaacatgcagttggTGGATTGGGTACTCTATGCCCTTTAATTGGATTGATGCCTGGAGTAGTACTCACACCTACTGTGACCCTCAACAGGATAAGTAGTtactgcagaatgaatgaagtGATATACAGTTAAGTGCTGTAAGTCATGATTGCCATAATTAATTGCCTTTATTGGTCACTCTTTTAGTGACCATTTCAAGCagcaatacaataaataattactaAAAAATAATGACCATAAAGTTTTACACATTAGATTTGGAAATTAAAGAAAACACATTCAAACAAACAACACATACAAATGAAATTcttattttcaaaatatttaaaatttaaataaaatgcatattaTATCTGCAATAGTTTATTAAAACATCTTTATATACTAGGCAATTTATCATCTACAATGTTAGTTGGTGCAACCACACATAATGTAATAAGTAATATATTTACCCCTTATGAAAACAAATGTAATGAAATCTTTGTAATATATACAAACTGCATAAGACTTCAGAAAAATGCTCCAGTGACCATCCTATTTCAGAAATATATAGATTTACCCTTCTTCTGCAGCTATAGTTTGTGGCTATTGAATCAGAAGAACATTTGTAAGGTTGGGTGCTGTTGTTGAATGAAAAGGTCTTGGCACCATCAACGTTCCAGTTAATTTCAAATATGTTCAGTGGGATTCAGGTTAGGGCTGTGAGTTCCACACTAAACTGCAATTTCAGCAGTTTGAAGAAATTTAGGGTCATAAAATTGTGGTTTTGCTGCATCTATTAGTGTAATTCATTATAAACCTTTTTACAATATTGTACAGAagtaaatacaattacaaaaatgtaataCCCATTATAAAACCATGCCATAATGAAGCACATCTCTGATAAAACTAATTAGCTTTTTTGGCTGAATTATAAGACATTCCTCATTCAGTGTTCTCTCACTTTGACAGACCCTGAAAGTTCGGCTCTGTGCATGCCGTTAGAGCTGCCTGACTGTTCAGTAATTTGTCCATGATACTGATTTCTGCGTCCCTTTTTTCAGCATCTTCCACTGGAGTCCATGACATGTCAAACTGAAGTTTGTAGGCCCCAAGGAACTCGTGTGGACAGCTGGAACCCCATTCCTATATACCAGAAAAGAAATGATTGTTACAATTTTATTCTTCCTCAGGACTTTGGAAGGTTCACAGTCAATTGTAATACTTTTAGAAAAATCTAGATTTTTACAGTGTGATCCGATTTACACTACATAGATGTGGACCATAAGATTGTTGGACATCATCGTCACAAGGTTTCAGAGTGTGGAGGAATGTCTACCCATTCagattaaaagagcatttgtgagatgAGGCACAGACTGCTTGTGAAGGCCTTGACCATGCTTAACTATTAACAGCTCACCTTTGGAGACAGTATAGAGAAGTAGCGTTGTCCAGATTCACGCACATACAGGTAGTACATGTTTCCTGGCTTTTTCACAACATTACAGGCAGCGTGGTGAAGATCAGCATCTCTCTTAGCATCCTCTAACACCTGAAACAAATATATTTTCCACCACATTTactattctgttttttttttttaatctctccAATGTACTGAA
Proteins encoded in this region:
- the ap5b1 gene encoding AP-5 complex subunit beta-1, which codes for MTSWGPKISSFLSSPSQFLSCTTAESFLAELLDELRDDKASDNKKILLLSVLLEHPGVLCPTTSAGEGTAQELISILTYTPQKSVTLKCHLMLAITNVLICTTCLASQAKVAEDFLNFLFRNIQDTNDNSGGLCVHALRATACECLREMENCQPGLLSQKLEALYYLKNQETTVLHQSYSLLYSLGLKNAIHLLAKQKNVDNAKLRGVLSGNEGFVWKAIDLPLSVLPFGMISQVPQLPTTLDCKDLRSIMSLLLEESYLMTPASQVALLRGLVEIVAMVPAITPAVFKSQLLRLFGTTEVELMHATLIMKGTFTDSLFTAEDENFLLKRLTGMAQHPLLKTPEKLFYMDCILHFPENRPISSSGEESLPVLVTPQLTLSLFPTVFDDSTTMLCRLNLLCLVLLEADEDEESKGLSYLFDHLMALLKIVNNQGSRDMITMFFRATFIFLMHFNHIKKFSKKLVSKLCELYSKNCHLAPNMINLADKVQECFEDSIWSVRLLTALQKCIVEMPPLQLTLQNLSWHLKILARVALESQIAQRNTIHFLLNILINSNLCERRSWQVGTAILTVCRNLLQHPTLNEVFIELADLLQHMLKHYEDSDIQDHARFYYTLLTNLSWEKLAGVLAKAPEGGQMKVRSMSAIVAESDGLTSCLTVQKPEGCVLQLTKIDKTDSQGVGPITESQEALGQRDLFEVYQDQFKSPGFASEVTLCYNLTHASVKDVGFDRIYTICLHFDLNTSHYAEVKDIHVPCLFRDRKPPQVNLTLRPHHPYPTSLRVSALFTTEDGLSWNTQLPDVEVSFPEIFLPMPLPQGTSPESKEEVFDKIWKNISSGEPSSSETSLYCFKTDRDTLANLIEEYFKGYLVAQTKDQVCKVLFYLPPFFHVLLMISEAEDAVQLRIATENSELLPHINSYLQSITGNSSLTNARK
- the c24h1orf50 gene encoding uncharacterized protein C1orf50 homolog — its product is MDKMACLPHQPDKSTTVTLVEPSSNPNGLALASSYQTNRVGDPTDLVALAQQVQKGDEFIRANACNRLTVIADQIRYLQEQARKVLEDAKRDADLHHAACNVVKKPGNMYYLYVRESGQRYFSILSPKEWGSSCPHEFLGAYKLQFDMSWTPVEDAEKRDAEISIMDKLLNSQAALTACTEPNFQGLSK